The DNA region GATGATAAATCAGTTTGGCAGTAGAAGTCGTGTATAAGAACTCACGAGCAAGATGCCGATGAGCAGGAAATGGACTCACTCATTCATATCAGCAAGTCTCTCAATACTACCGCAACATGAAATTCCTGACTGGTCTCTTCTACGCCGTAACGGCAACAGCCTTTGCCGCCGCCAAGTAAGCgccaaccaccaccaacgTGTGGTTTTGTTTTACCGAGGCGTTGTTGACAATTAACTACTAGGCCTGATGTCCGCTTTGGACTCGTTGATCCCCCGCCCAAGTTGGCCCAGACCGTCAAGACGCGAtacgtcaaggtcaacggcgaCAAGCTCGCCTACCGTCGTTTCGGTGCCAAATCCGGTGCCCTCCCGGTCGTTTTCCTCCCTAACTTCCGCGCCAGCATGGATATTGCCGACCCGCTACTGTTCAACTACATTGCCGGATCCCGAGAGGTTATCCTCTTCGACAATGCCGGCGTCGGTCACAGCGAAGGCGTTGTCGCCAACTCGATCGCCAAGCAGGGTGACACAGCTGCGGACTTCCTCGCTGCCATTGGCGTCAAGAAGGCGAACGTGTTCGGTTTCTCTatgggtggtggtgttgcccAGCACGTCGGCATCAACTATCCtgacctcgtcgagaagtTGGTTTTGGCGGGCTCGATTATTGGAAACGGCACAGGTACGCGGGAGGTCGCCCCGGGAACATTTGAGAAAGCCAGGCAGCCTGAGGTCTCTCTTGAGGACATCTTGAGTCTGTTCTTCTATCCATCCGAGACGAGCGAGGCCGCAGGCATCGCCTGGATAACCCGAGCCTCCGAGCGCCAGGTCAAAGGCGAAAACAGGACGGCGTCAATCCAGGAGCCTGGCACTTCGTCGCACTTGAAGGCTATTTTAGATTTCACTCAAAACTCGACATATTTCGACCAGATCAAGACTATCAAGGCCCCCGTCTTGGTGACCAACGGCAAGACCGACGTCTTGGCACCTACAATTAACTCGTTTTtgctgcagcagcagctgccAAACGCTCAGCTTCACCTCTACCCCGACTCCGGCCATGGGCACCTCTTCCAGTTTCCCAAGCAGTGGGTCGAGTCACTTCTCTACTTCCTTGACGCTTGAAGTCTGCGTTCAAGATAGAGAAGAAGCTAGCCGATGGAGAGGAGCGTACGTTACTGGCTCCTCTACTACTTGACAATGTCTCCCTCGGGTCCTATCTACCTTTCCACCTCCCTACTATTCAAGTTTAAACTACAGCTAGACCTTGCGCAATACAATATTTATTTTGTACTATCTTACCGCCCTTAATAATGGGTGCAACTAGTGGGCACTACCTGTCTCTGAAGAACAACTGGGCCTCTAGGCGCACCAGCAGCAGTGACTCTGTTCCTCCCGCCTCCAGCGCCACCAAGTCTGCTATCGCCACAGCTGCTGCCTTTGTCGGGGAGGTGCCTGCTGCTGAGACTGAGATTGTCGAGGTCTGCGAGGCTCCTGTCAAGACCGATGATGGTGAGCAGCGAGAGGCTGCCCCCTCTGCCACTTCCGTTCCCTCCGTCCTTTCCAGCCATGGTGCCGAGGCTTCTGCCAATGGCCAGTGCGGCGACAAGACCTGGACCAGTGCGACCTAGTGTGACTCTGGCCTCAAGTGTATCCAGCACAACGACTACCACTACCCCCAGTGCGCTCGTTGTCGCTTAAGATACATGGCGTCAAGGGGCAGTTAGACTGACAAGATGGAGGTCATGTTTTTTCATCGTGAACAAAAACAATCATTCCTAATGTGGAATTTCACTTGAAAAGTTGGTGAAAGTAAGATGCTACCCCGCGTGAAGACTTAGAGATCAGATAGGCGAGTTACGTAGGCGTTTTCCCCATTGTGAAGGCGATCCTCAGTAACATACATGAGACTAGGAAACATGTAAGGCACCATTCAAGTTCCAGTTGGCGTACGCAATGGTTTCGATGGCTAGGCGGTCTGATGATCAGCCCATGGATGCAGTTGAGGTTGCTAGAGGCTTTCGGTTGGCTTGACTGTTTGCAAGAAAGGCTACAATGATTTCAGGTACATAGATGCCGTCTAAAGAGCTACTGAGCGGTCGCCAAGGCTCTTCTGTAGAAGTTAGCTCAGGTTGTCGTAGTTGGACGCCACGGCCGCTTCTGGTAAGGCAAAGGGCTTCCAGTCGTCACAGCCAACTCTACCAAGTCTCATGCAAGATTGAGAGCATGCTTGACCACTACTAACCAAACGAAAATCAGTCTCTATGCACCTCTCGAGGGTGTCGACTGCTGCTGATTTGCATGAAGCCCACATAAACCCTTGTTTGATGGGCCAGTGATGTCTTGGTTCCTCATGGTACTTGGAAATTTGGTGACAGATCTGGCAGCAAGCTTCGCGTCTTCGCGTCCTCACGTATTCGCACCGGGAAGATTCACGACCGACGCGGAAAGTAGGAAGGCAATGTCTATATAGGTATTTTGCTCATCTCGTAGTCAACATCTATGTGAACTATTCCTCATCGGTCTTCTACTCTTTATTCTTCGCTACTACTGAGCCTCTTGAAAAATACTTGTTGAACTATCCCTGCGAGGACTGGCACCTCGGTGGCCAACCGTATCCAATGGCGGATCTTTTGAGACTCACCGCGAGCCTCAGCCCCCTTGAAACAGCGCTATGAGGTGGCTACGTCTGTATGAGGGCGGTAGAGAAAGCACCAagaaaggccaaggcagagAGTCGCCAGCTCCGCGATCTTTACCGCACAATCGAAGAAATCGCCAAAGGCCTCAACGATGGAAAGCTTTCCGCATGTGAGAAAACCTGCAGCTGGTTGTCAACTTGCCTTAAAAAGGCGGATGAGCTTTTGACAAAATTCTACAAGCGCACAGCCTTTTTGCATATCAAGTCTACCAAGTGGGCTAAAGCTGGCTGGATTGTGTGCATCGGACGAGCCATTAAGGCGCTGAGCGGCAAGTTGAGGTACTGCTGCACGAATACGAAGGCTATCATCTACGCGATGGAACTATCCAGGAGAGTTTCTAAGTTGGATTTGAAGCAGGTATTTCAGTTCAGACGGTGGGAATTTGACTAATGAAGGGCATAgagagaagccaaagccTGTTCAAGAGAAACCAGACCCTCAAGAGCGACCACAGTCTCGAGAAGGACTAGATCCTGCCCAAGAGAAAGCAGAGCAGCCTCGTGAGCACAAGAAGGGAACCAGGAGAACACCCAAAAAGCTCAAGACACATAAACAATAGAATAAGGAAGCTTGGGCTGCTGGGGGGATAGTTGTTGGTGCTGCAGTTGGCGCTGTAGCCGGGTCTTTTGTGGGAGGTAGTTGGATGGGAGCAGCGATTGGCAGAGCGGTCGGCGGTGTTGTGGGTGGGTTGTTGGATTGGTTTtcgagttgatgagaagTGACACTCTGTATTATTAGGGAGGTGAAtggatgatggccaaggtggTTTCATTATTGGTCGATCGCTTGCCCATTCCATTTGTAACATCGTCGATCTTTGATCCATTCCATTTGTAAAACATCAATCGCTAGTCTATTTCTTTTGTAAAGTTTAGAGACCCATGTGCGAAATGCTATTCAACCATTCTCTCGCTGGGGcttgaagcccttctcgacGAGCAGACGAGTTTGAGAGGTAACCATTGATGTGGGGGGCGGTCCTTTCTATAGACATTTCGCCCGGCGCGAAGATGGCCCATTCTTTCTGCCAAtggcctcgccatctgcgCCATCCGTATCGCCATTAGCTTGACAAGGCGCGTGGCGCGCGTCGAGGTAACCGACAAGGGCCTCCCGTTACCGATTCAACGGAACAAACGCTCCAAAGGCGGAAATCCATGCCGTCTACGCAAGCCACAAGATCGCTCCATTTGGATTGACCATTCCAGCCTGGGCCTGTTAGGGCTGAAGACCCTGCGCACATCTCCGATCCAATGCCAACCTCAGCTGATCCAGCCTCTTCCTTTGCTCCATCGTTCAACTGTTGGTGGAGGCTCAACCGCTGGACTACTGGCCAAGCAGCTCGCTTATGCAACTCGCGGTCGAGACTGGACAACGCAGAGAGACTATTACCGGCCGCCAAGCCTATAGTGGGAGACTATTGGAATGCTTGGTCGCGCtaaggaggatgaagagccaGCAGCCATTGATGCGGTGGATGAAGAGATAAAAACAATAAACACGAGGTCGGTATTGAGTAGGCCTCCAAGCTAGCAAATAAAGCGAGCGTATTTTCCGAAATATTGCGCATTGATGCATGAGATATTGAGCAACCCGGGGTATTGGGCTTGATTCCCGAAAAGATCCGTGCTGATAAGATTCCCATCTGATAACCATCGTCGATTGTGCTTTGGCCTCAAAACCAACCCGCTCGTTGCTCTGTTAGAATAATGTCCACGTCATGAGTTATTCAATGGACGAAATTGTTTATCTAAAGCCGCGCGTTTCGCACATTAAAGGTCCCGTTCCAGATATCCAACCGTCCAAAACGGAAAAGCCGCTGCAGAAGCGAAGCGTTATAGAATCTTAGCACAACGTTAGTGCGAATAGTGGCGCAGCTGAGACCGCAGTCAGACCAAAGCTGCAAGCCTCCAGATCGCACCAACCTCTTTTCGCTCcctctcggcctcgccgACTGCCCATTCGGGTCCGGAGACAAGGGCTACGGAGGTAACTTTCTCGCTTCGCCCTGCGGCTCTGCAGTCACAGCCAGCCAACCGCCGCCAGTCCAAGAAATCTCCGACGCTACGTTGCCGGACATGTTTCCAGTTTCAGCTTCCCCGTCGAGAGGTGGCTTGTTGGAATCTGGCTGAAACCCACCAACGTGTCGCGCTGGACCCGATAACCTGGGTCAAGATGCATCTGAAAGAATAGCAACGTCTGTGAACTAGCCATTTTGGTCGTGTGCTGTTGGTAAACAAGGGATATTTTCGTCATGATTGGCTGTCTTGGCTTAATCTCGATGGACTCTTGGTATTTGGCTCTACTTGACCGCTCTCCTATAA from Fusarium keratoplasticum isolate Fu6.1 chromosome 12, whole genome shotgun sequence includes:
- a CDS encoding AB hydrolase-1 domain-containing protein — protein: MKFLTGLFYAVTATAFAAAKPDVRFGLVDPPPKLAQTVKTRYVKVNGDKLAYRRFGAKSGALPVVFLPNFRASMDIADPLLFNYIAGSREVILFDNAGVGHSEGVVANSIAKQGDTAADFLAAIGVKKANVFGFSMGGGVAQHVGINYPDLVEKLVLAGSIIGNGTGTREVAPGTFEKARQPEVSLEDILSLFFYPSETSEAAGIAWITRASERQVKGENRTASIQEPGTSSHLKAILDFTQNSTYFDQIKTIKAPVLVTNGKTDVLAPTINSFLLQQQLPNAQLHLYPDSGHGHLFQFPKQWVESLLYFLDA